ATCAACGCTCTCGCCGTATCTTGGTCCTGAGCAGACCGGTTGTAAAGGGCTCCATGTGCTTTGACATAGGACAACCGAATGCCTTGCCGCTCGGCTTGCTCTTGGAGAGCTCCAATCTGCTCCACCAGCGTCTCGATCAGTGCTTCCTCACTAATATCCACCTCTTCGCGCCCAAAGCCCCGCCGATCAGGATACGAAGGATGAGCACCTACTCTCACCTTGTGCGTCTTGGCCAATAGTACCGTCTGAGCCATCGATTGGATATCTCCCACATGTCCTCCGCAAGCGATATTGGCCGAACTCACCCACGGCATAAGAACCGCATCGTCTCCGGAAGTGACCTTATCACCAAACTCCCCCATGTCACTATTGATATCTATCGATTGAGTTTCACGCATTGCTAGATCAAATCTAATCATACCCTCCCAATTCGCTTGGTACATATGGAAGAGATTTTAGCACTATTGCTTGACTAATTACAGAATAGATAAGTCCTTTTCAAAGTTTATTCGATAAAATTGCGCTTTAAATCAATCTTTGCCCAATTGTTCAATTTCTATAAAAAAACATCGACCAAAAGCCTAGAAAGTGTCTTTGCAAAAGCAGAACACATCACCTATAGAAAAGGCGACCACCTAGCTGTACAGTTTGAAAAAACCAACTATTACTACCTTCTCCAAGAAGGTGAAGTCAGTGTCTACTCATTTCTCGATGGTGGCAACAAAAAAATTGAATTAGGTAGATACTCGAGCCTCAACTCACCGTTGGGACTGGATATGATGAATGAGCCGTACCGCTACGACTCGTCGATTGAGGCTGTCTCCGAAACCGTCAAGGTACTCCGATGGGACCGCAAACAGCTCAATGTATTTCTAGAAAAAAACATCGATCTCGCGATCCTGTTTTATGAGCATATCAATATCCACGCGCTCAACCTCATCAAAGAGGCCAGTTACCTGTTCGCCAACACGGCGATGATCACCAAACAGGCCGATACCAACCTGAAAGCATCCAAAGGCTATGACTCTCCTCTCGGGTTCAACGAGGACGAAATCGTCGTATTCCTATTGCAGTCTCCTTTTTTCGAAATATTCGAAGAAGAAGATTTGCGCATTCTCTCAAAAAATATCATCCGTAAACAATACAAAGTAGGAAATGTCATTGACCTACAAGATGAAGTAAGCAAAGGTGTCAACATCCTACGTGTAGGAGACATCCGTTTCTCCCGATTCAACAGCGAGGGAGATGAAAAATACAAAGTATCACTGCGTGCAATCTCTACGCCCGGCTATTTACTCGGTCCCTCAGGCTTCTTAGGTGCTGAGAATGTCATGACAACCAAAGCCAAGAAGGATTCGGTCATCTTGCACATACCCTACGATGCCTTCAAAGCATTGAGCAAAAAGAATCCAAACTTTGCCCTCAAACTACAGATTAGAATCTCCTGGTTGCTCAATAACCAACTCAGAGGATTACGTGCCCGCCTGATCTCCGCGCAATTCAACGAAGAGGTCACTGTATCTACCAACCTCATCGAAAGCAACCGAGCCAGTCTATCGCTAAGTTCTCCACTGCACAAGGTTCCTCACTTGCTGAGTTTCAAGCATACCATCACTGATGGATTGAGTATCCTCCACCACGTAGAACTCAACGGGTCCGGTATCGAGAAAAATATCGCATCGCTGTGTCTCGACAATCTGCACGACACACAACGTGAAGTGAATTTCTACGAGAACTTGCAAAAAATATACAACAGTGTGGTCTCTGCTCCAGCGATCATGATGCCAGACAAGGTATTCAAAGAATGTATCAATCTGAGCAAAGAAACTTTCGATGCAGTCTCGACTTTCGTCAAAGGCAAAGAGCTCATTCCAGAAACTCCAGGTAATTTATTTTTGTACAACCACCTGCTCAACCCTCCCTACTACGCCCTACCAAATCAATTTCAAATCAATTTGGACTGCCACTTCCTTAGCACCATATTGGCGGACGCCTACAACGAAGAGGTGACCATGAAAATCGTACGAAGCGGCAGAGAGATCGAACACGGACATCAGTCATATTATGAGCGCTTGGGCTATATCAATGCCTACAACGAGGATACTGAGAGCAGTGAAAACTTCGAAAAAAACGAAGCAGTCTCTGATCAAATAGAAGAATTTTTAACGGAATTCAACAACGTTCTCATCGCCCCCGAGCACACATCCTACACAACCGATCAATCCCCTGGGCTGTTCAACGCGGACGTTTTTGAGCGTATCTTGGAGATGGAGCGAGAACCCCTCATCGTACCTGTAGTGATGGCCAACTTCGATCAGCGCATTCGCAACAATAAATTTGCTTGTGAGATCAAGGAACCCTTTCTCCTCAGTGACAAAATGAAGGCCATGCAAATCGATGATGTCAAGGAGTTTTTGGTACAGTATCGCATTGAGTTCAAACAAAATGTTCGACAACTTCGAGACGAAACCCATTAACCCCTTACCTACCTGTCGTTTGACAGCTTTTAAGCTCTAAAAAAAACGATTTCACCTTGGGCAAGCCCATAGTATTCTTTTTGACCCTCCACTACATTTGTATTGTAGGGTTTTGAAAGAAACCTTACTCATTGAACATTGTGCTTGAATCGAGACTATAAAGTAGCCTCGCTACCGAAAGGTTAAGATTCCATTTGCATAGCATCTCTGTGTATTTGATGTTTTCAAGTCTATAGGCTCTACCGGTTGTCGGACGGTAGGGCCCTTTTTTTGCCCTTTCAGAAAAAACCAAACTATCTAAGGTTTGGGACACTAGGGGTCTATAGGTGTTTCTGAGGTTCAAAATCACTATTCGACAGGAGCATTCGATATTCATTCTTCCAATCATTTGAGCGTTCCCTGAAAGACTCACAACAGGTGGTTATCCTATGGAACAATGAATCTTGAATAACGAAGTGGTCTACTATCTCTCCCCCAAAAACACGGAGTGCTCCAGTAACTAGGATATCGAATCGTTATTTTGCCTCCTAACATTGTAGACTCATCTCCAACGTGACAGCTCACCCCTATCAATCCTCTGGGTAAGGAATAAAGACGAAGTTGGTAAACTCCTGATCAATCACGAACAAACAACAAAACTCATCTGGATTCTTGTATGCTTCTTTGAATGCATCCACTCGTCCTTCCTCCACTACTTCCCTTTGGACAAATTCATCCAAGAACGAGGCAGAATAGTTCCACTTGTTTTCCAACTCAGTCGACTTGATGAGTACCTGACCGATAGACACTTCATGCTTCGAAATAGGAAATATCGGATAATCAGAAAACCCACGGTCTCGAATTTGGTAAGACGCTTCCTTTAGGTTTTCACTTACCTTGACAAAATCCTCAGTGATGGTACCGAGATACTTGCCATTCAATTCTGGATCGTTATTCATCTCACTTTTTGATTAATAGTACTATGTTTTCTACATGATGCGTATGAGGAAACATATCCACAGGCTGGATGCGCTCCACTCTATAACTGGCATCCATCAAAGCAATGTCTCGTGCCTGTGTCGCAGGATTACAACTCACATACACGACCTTCTGCGGCGCAAGTTTCAAAATCATATCCACGACATCTTCATGCATACCTGCACGTGGCGGATCTGTGATAATCACATGCGGTGTACCGTGCTCACGTACGAATGAGTCGTTGAGCACATCCTTCATGTCTCCCGCAAAAAAATCAGTATTGGTGATGCCATTGACCTCTGAATTGACAAAAGCATCCTTGATTGCATCCTCAACATACTCGATTCCAATCACCTTTTTGGCACTGTGCGCACAATAATTGGCGATGGTACCTGTACCTGTATACAAATCGTAGACCAGCTCGTCACCTGTCAGTCCTGCAAACTCGATCGTCTTGTCGTAGAGTAGCTTGGCCTGCGCCGAATTCGTCTGATAGAAAGACTTGGGTCCGATCTTAAATCTCAAGTCACCCATCGTCTCCACGATATGATCTTCGCCATGATAGACGATCACCTCTTGATCAAATATTGTATCGTTTTTCTTTTGATTGATCACATAGAGCAGTGATGTAATCTCTGGAAAGGCATTCTGCACATGCGCCATCAATCCATCGATCGCCTCCATATCTGGCTCGAAAAACTGCAAAAGCACCATAAGATCGCCATGATCCGTCAGACGAATCATCAAGTTGCGCAGAAGACCATGTTGGTCACGAATATCAAAAAATGTCAGACCATTACGCAAAGCATACGCTCTAATTTCGTTCTTAATTGCGTTGGTAGGCTCTTCCATCAAGTGACAGGTATCTACATCTACAACCTTGTCAAACAACCCTGGAATATGAAATCCCAACCCATTGCGCTGAATTTCTTCTTCCGTAGATATTTGCTCCTTCGTTAGCCACTTCTTATTCGAAAAAGTAAACTCCAGTTTGTTGCGGTAGCGGAGTTTCTTCTGCGAGCCTATGATCGGTGACATACCAGCCAGTTCGACCTTAGCGATACGCTGGAGGCTATCCTCGACCTGCTGCTGCTTGTACTCCAGCTGAGAGGGGTAGTTGAGATGCTGCCATTTGCACCCTCCACAAGTACCAAAATAATCACATACTGGATCAACCCTCAAATCAGAATACTGATGAAAGACCACTGGGCTCCCTTCCATGAATGCCTTACGTTTTTTGGTAACCTGAACATCTACCACATCTCCAGGGACGGCTCCTTTCACAAAAACCACTTGTCCGTCGTGACGGGCGACACTCTTACCTTCTGCTGCTACTGCCTCGATTTCGAGATGATCCAGCCGGATCTGCTTTCTTCTTCTTGCCATGAGGCGCAAAATTAGAGGAAATTAGCTCTTATTAAAACTAAGTTTCCATGGAAGTCTTGCTAAATTCGACGATCACTAATTTTTGGCTTGATTCAAATGATCCGCATTATGCATTAGAAAACACTTCTAAAGTCTAACCTACTACAAATCAACTATTTATGATATTTTCTTAATTTATAGTTCGTAAGCACCTCATCACGAAGTACTAATACATAATCCAGATTGAACAGATCACGTCTTTATCCGTAAGGATCACAGACACAATCCATACACGACAACTACATGCAAAAGACACTACTCATCACTGGCGGCACTTCAGGAATAGGCAAAGCCTGCGTCGAACGCTATGGAAAGAGCCATTTCAATGTAGTGTTCACAGGACGGGACGAG
The DNA window shown above is from Reichenbachiella sp. 5M10 and carries:
- the pxpA gene encoding 5-oxoprolinase subunit PxpA, with protein sequence MRETQSIDINSDMGEFGDKVTSGDDAVLMPWVSSANIACGGHVGDIQSMAQTVLLAKTHKVRVGAHPSYPDRRGFGREEVDISEEALIETLVEQIGALQEQAERQGIRLSYVKAHGALYNRSAQDQDTARALITAVQRVDAELPLMGLAAAPLETWAAAQGLSYIREAFVDRRYDQSGALMSRAESSALLTDPALALAQFRILVEMQAVSTPTGMLIPMAADTYCVHGDNPAALPILMEIHRYLSTTPYTLCTWS
- a CDS encoding Crp/Fnr family transcriptional regulator translates to MFNFYKKTSTKSLESVFAKAEHITYRKGDHLAVQFEKTNYYYLLQEGEVSVYSFLDGGNKKIELGRYSSLNSPLGLDMMNEPYRYDSSIEAVSETVKVLRWDRKQLNVFLEKNIDLAILFYEHINIHALNLIKEASYLFANTAMITKQADTNLKASKGYDSPLGFNEDEIVVFLLQSPFFEIFEEEDLRILSKNIIRKQYKVGNVIDLQDEVSKGVNILRVGDIRFSRFNSEGDEKYKVSLRAISTPGYLLGPSGFLGAENVMTTKAKKDSVILHIPYDAFKALSKKNPNFALKLQIRISWLLNNQLRGLRARLISAQFNEEVTVSTNLIESNRASLSLSSPLHKVPHLLSFKHTITDGLSILHHVELNGSGIEKNIASLCLDNLHDTQREVNFYENLQKIYNSVVSAPAIMMPDKVFKECINLSKETFDAVSTFVKGKELIPETPGNLFLYNHLLNPPYYALPNQFQINLDCHFLSTILADAYNEEVTMKIVRSGREIEHGHQSYYERLGYINAYNEDTESSENFEKNEAVSDQIEEFLTEFNNVLIAPEHTSYTTDQSPGLFNADVFERILEMEREPLIVPVVMANFDQRIRNNKFACEIKEPFLLSDKMKAMQIDDVKEFLVQYRIEFKQNVRQLRDETH
- the rlmD gene encoding 23S rRNA (uracil(1939)-C(5))-methyltransferase RlmD, encoding MARRRKQIRLDHLEIEAVAAEGKSVARHDGQVVFVKGAVPGDVVDVQVTKKRKAFMEGSPVVFHQYSDLRVDPVCDYFGTCGGCKWQHLNYPSQLEYKQQQVEDSLQRIAKVELAGMSPIIGSQKKLRYRNKLEFTFSNKKWLTKEQISTEEEIQRNGLGFHIPGLFDKVVDVDTCHLMEEPTNAIKNEIRAYALRNGLTFFDIRDQHGLLRNLMIRLTDHGDLMVLLQFFEPDMEAIDGLMAHVQNAFPEITSLLYVINQKKNDTIFDQEVIVYHGEDHIVETMGDLRFKIGPKSFYQTNSAQAKLLYDKTIEFAGLTGDELVYDLYTGTGTIANYCAHSAKKVIGIEYVEDAIKDAFVNSEVNGITNTDFFAGDMKDVLNDSFVREHGTPHVIITDPPRAGMHEDVVDMILKLAPQKVVYVSCNPATQARDIALMDASYRVERIQPVDMFPHTHHVENIVLLIKK